Below is a window of Mucilaginibacter ginkgonis DNA.
AAACTGAAGTTTATCTGCACTGCTGTTATAGATGCGGTCTACTGCTTTCAACCGTTCGGCATCAGACATCCTGAGCTTGCCTGCCGCGATAACTGTTGCCAGTTCATCAACATTTTCCATCGTTTCACTGACCAGTTTTTCATAGACCGTCCCCATATAATTCAATTCACCCGGGCTGAACGTATTGCTGGTCCGGAACAAATGGTCAGAGGCTTTATATTCACGTAACAGGGATGACTGCATACTGACGATATCGGCAATCCGGGAATAATTCCTAACCGAAGGGCTTACATTTAACAGGCCGCTGAGATAGGTATCGTGGAGGTCAAAATTGCCTTTGGACAAATTAGAGATAGCTCCGTATCCTTGTTCGTAGATATAGTAGCCTTTTTGCATATCTGAAAGGATACTTTTGAGCTGAGTCAGCTTCTCCATGTTCAAGAGTAACTGTTGTAATTCCTGTTCCTGGGCTGCGCTTCTACCGGGTATCATAAACAAGGCAAAGCTGGTTGCCAGCAGCATAAAGATCTTTGAATACTTTTTCATAAGCTGCGCGTTAACGGTTATATAGATTCTTGATTTTCAAATTATCAATCTTTTCACTCTCCCGCGCTTTGATCAGGGCCATGACCTGGGCGGTGAACGATATTGAAAAGCGATAGTTACTTTTTAATGCACCAACGATTTGACTGTTTCGCATTACCCGGTCATGATCAGATAAGTAAACCGCGCCACTGTTAATGCGCTGGTATAGCAGCAGGTTTTCTTCGCAATCGGCTAGTACACGCGTGCCGACGGAACTTATATATTTTCGCTCTTCATTATTTGAATAGTCCAGCCTGCCCAGCGCCGAAAAGTTGCGGTTAATCCCTTCTGCCAGTTCCATTAGCTGGCGGTTTACCGCCTGATCTGCAAGAGAAGGTTTAACAACTGTTAAGGAACGAAAATAATCCTGGTGAAGATTAAACTCCGAATGCACAGAACCGCTGATGGAACCAAGCCCCTTTTGCGCGATGTAATAACCATTACGCAGGTAGCCTGAATAGACCTGTAAAGCAGCGATCTGATCCAGCAAATATTTTTTTTGCGTTTTTTTCTGGTTGAACCATTCCGCAAAAGTTTGTGCATCTGCATAAGCAGCCATGCCTGAAAATATTGCCGTGATGAACGCGTACCTGCATAGCCTGCGTGAGCATAATGCCAAATAGCGGGCCCGGTCTTGGATTTGATCAGTTGATTCCATAAAGCATTTTCAAAGTTTGATTGTCGCCTGCAGCACGTTTCCGCTGTATGTTCAGGGACAGATTTTGTTGGGTGAAACGCCTGAGATCATTGTAATTTTCATCTAACCGGTCACCGGCCTGGTTGATAAGCTCCAGGCGCTCTTCATCGCTCATCTGTGTTTTGTGGTTACTGATCACCAGTAGAACCTGGTCCAGGTTTTTCATGCTTGCTTCCAGCATTCCCGAATAGACCTGCTGTATGCGGGTAAGTTCTGTCCCGCTGAAGGAACTGTTGCCCCTGATCGCTACCCACCCCCGCTGATAATCCCTGACCATTAGGACTTGTTTTGAGGTCAGCTCCTTCACCCGTTGATAATAACTTATAGCTGATTTGATTTGCCAGAGTTCTCCGTAGTAATTGCTGTAAAGCTGCCGCTGTTGTTCTGTCCATCCAGATATCTCACTCAACTTCAATTTTGCCAGTTGATTTTCCAACACTTTCTGCGCGTTTTGCAGCCAGATCGTTTTGTTCTGCATACGCTGCACGCGGAGGTCGATGGCCTTGATGACTTTAGTAACTGTCGCCCTGATCACTTCTGCAATGATCAGTTGCGCGTTCGCGGATTCTACAGATACAGAGACCAGCACAATGGCAAGGCTCACGGGAAGGGTTATTCTTAAAATTTTCATGATTTCTCCTTTTAAATTGATTTTATGATACATCGATTTTCCGAAACGAAACCCGCTGCCGTCTTTATTAAACCGCATCGATTTGGCATCTATGCGGTCTAACAGTAAAGACTGCTCAGGTTCATAAATCCCTGTCCATGACCGCTCCATATATTTTTGATGCCGGTCAGTCGGGTTGCTGGTCCTATGGTACCAGATATGCAGGTTAACCAAATATGTCTTAGACCTTGCATTGAGTTCCCGGATCGATAAGGGTGTCAACGGTTTGGAAATATTCATTTTTGGTTTGCGTCACATAAGAACCTGCAATAGAGCTTTCAGCATTATGGCATGCTGCTGCGATCATGCAGATGTGGATTAATACCAATGCGGCTTTGATATTTTTCATAATTAGGAAGTTTTAACGTTATCGATTTTCTTTCACCATGGCATTTATCCCGGCTTCCATACTTCCACAGGCAGCCGCTAATTCCTGAACCCGAACCCTTTCTTTCCCTTCTGTGGTGTAGGCATAATATTCCTCAGGACTCAATTCATTCTTGAACACTTTCATCACCTGCCCACCGAGGTCTATATAGATGTCACGGTTGTCCTTATTTACAGAAAGCAACTGCATCTTGCCTTTATCGGATAAGCCAAGAGTCGATTGCAACCTGTCAAATTTGTTCAGGTATTTGCGCATGTCCATCAGGATTTTGATATCTGCATTATTGATAATAGCATCCTTTACAATCGGCGAACTGATCAGGTCATCCAGTTCTTGCGTAACCACGTTTGGTACGCCGTTGAACTTGCGCATAGTTTTAAAAGCGTACTGTATAAACCCAGCCATACCGGAATTGGCGATCGCCTTCCATGCCTCATCAATGGTCAGCACTTTCCGGACACCTTTTAACCTGCGCATCTTGGAAAGAAACATTTCCATAATGATCAGCGTCACTACTGGAAAAAGGATTGGATGGTCCTTGATATTATCGAGTTCGATAACCACAAATCGCTGCTCGAGGAGATCAAGGTTTTCACTGGCATTCAGGAGGTAATCAAATTCACCACCACGGTAATAGGGTCGGAGTACATATAAAAAGTTATCGATATCGAAGTCCTTATCTTTTACTTTGTGTGCGATTAGAACATGGATATATTCATCAGCCAGGTATTCATAAAAGCTGTTGAAGCAGCCGAAAATATTAGGTTTTTTATTCAGGTGATCGTAATACCCCTGCAGGGCGTTTGATAAGGCCACGTATTCGCTGCGGATGAGGCTTTCATTTTCCTGTTTCCATAACGTGATCAGTAATGCTTTCAGACTTTCTTTCTTTTCTGTGTCGAGTTGCTGTCCTTCCAGTAAATAAAATGGATTAAATGCGATAGGATGAGATTCTTCATAAGTAAAATAATAGCCGCCAACCAGTTCGCATAATCCTTTATAGCTTCCGCCGATATCTACTGTTACACAGTGTGCGCCCTGGTCATAAAGCGTCCTGAGGATATGGTTAACGGCCATACTTTTTCCGCCGCCTGAAGTTCCGCAAACGAGCATCCCCATGTTTGAAGTAATGCCGGTTTTTCTTGGTGCATCAAAGAGGTCAATATAGACCGGTTTGTGATACAAGCGGTCGCAAAAGCGAATACCTGTTGCAGCGGGATCGCTCTTGTAGTTCGTTTCCAGGTTAAGGAAACAGGCACCCTGTTCCAGGAACATATCAACAGTATCGTTCATCGGGAAGTCAGCCGCATTTCCTGGAATGCCTGCCCACCAGATTTGCGCCGCACCATCAGACTCCATTTTGCAATTTGCGCCAAGCTGCGCCAAGGCGGAACCTACCTGATTTTTGATCGTCTGGGCCTCCTCATCCTTTGATGTCCAGGTCAGTAGGTTAAAGTGGGCTTTCACAGGTAGTCGCTGATCTTTAACTGCCTCATTCAAAAAGTCATTGGTCGCATCTCTGCCGACCGCATTTTCGCGGCTGTTATTCGCAAGCGATTGCAACCTTAGTTTTTTCGCTTCCAGTCTTTTTAAAACAAGGTTGGCGTCACCTATAAAAAGGTATTGATTATACATATGGTTGCAGTCCAATAATAAATTCAACTGTGACGCAAAGCCGATCGGAAATTTAGTCTGGTCTGTACTGAATTTTTCATAATTGATCCTGCTACCGCAAAGAGCCGGCAAGTCTTCGGCATCAGCCAGGGTGTAGAGTTGCAACGTATCTGCACCGATCTTTAAATGCTCCTGAATATGTACATCTTTTATGACCGGCTGTTCCGAAGGGGATAGCAAAAAGCAATATTGCTCTATTAAACCTGCCCGTTGAGCAGAGCCGGCAATTGCTTCATCATTTAGCCTTGAAAGCCTAATGAACCTGAAATCAGAAAGAATGCGTTCAAACTGGCTGACCTTATCCAGAAAATCAGCAGCAACGGAGGCATCCGTCGTCTGCCTCGGTGCGACCTTTTTTCTCAGTATGCCACTCAAGGCGCTGCTGGCATTTCTATGCTCCTCAGCTTTCCTGGTTAAAATCAGGTAGCAGGTATGATCAAGATATACCCTGTCTTTAAAATGTGAATCTGCTGCAGCATTAAGAAAGTTCTCATCCTTCCGGTGGCTAGACTGTTGCTTTGTTTTCAGAAATACATCCTGTTTACGGATAATGCTGTTTTTCGGCAATACTTTCAATGCCCTTATCCAGGCGTGGTGATAGGTCTCATACTCTGCATCTGATAAAGTAAAAATTTCCGGAAGGTCAAGTTTATAGGCCACGGATATATCACCCTGGACGGAAACCATGCAGTCGTGTTCTACTTTATAGATCGGAAAGATCTGTTCTGCTTTAGTATATGCGGACATCGTTATCGATTTAGATGAGTAAAAAGTTTTCTGGAATTGAATTTTAAATACCTTGGCAGGAATTTCTTGGCAGCTTTTTTCATCAGGCCATATTCACCGTATTTGTTGCTGAAATAATACACCCTGTGAACCAGAAAAAAACCTGCACAGGCAATAAAAGGAATGATCAGATAAGCCGGTATGCCAATGATATAAGCGGCAGCGAACAGTAGCAGGAGTAGGACAAGTCCGGCCGCTAAAAAACCAATATATTGAGCCTTTAATCCCTTGAACTCAATTGGCTTGTTTACGCCTTTATTTAGCTGATAGATCATAATTTATACGCCGAAAAAAGATTTAAGGATAGTGGCTACGACTACAAGGAAGATCAAACTTCCCATCCAGGCAGATGCCACCTTGCCGGTGTCATGATCGCCGTCATTCCATTTTTTATAAACTTTGATCGCTCCTACCAGTCCGACGATTGCCCCGATCGCGTACATCAGGCTGGTTGAGGCGGAGAAATATCCTTTCACCTCGGATGTTGCCTGATTGATACCCGCATTTCCGTCTTGCGCAGCTGCAGCATTAGCCAGTAGGACGACAGCAATAAATGATAAGACCATTGCCCGGCTTATTTTTCGCCGTGATGATTGGCAGTTCTGTTGTGTGATAGCTTTCATATGTTTTAAATATTAATTTGTCCAGTATTCATCCAGTTCAGCCTTAGTCAGTTCAAATTCAAACCTGTCGCCGCTTTCATCAATGAGGAAATCATTGACCTGGGTTTGATAGGACGTACCGGCGAGGTCCGGGTATTTATGGAGGATCAGGCAGAAAAGCATCTCGAAGTTTTCCTTCGTTTCGCTGGATTCAATAATCACCCTGATCAGGGTTTTAACTTCACCGATCATTGCCGAAAATTCCCCTACCAGATGGCTGTTCGGGATAGCCTGCAGCTCATCTATTGCTGCTGGAATTTCATCTTCCTCATCCGGCCCGAATTGCAGTTGATCTTCCGGGCCTTCGCATGGAGCTTCACTCGCAACAGCACCGATGATATCAAACACCGGCTCCGGAATGCGCTGACCGTTTTTCGCAGCGGACAATTGCCTGTCTGAAAATTTTTCTAAAAAGTAAAGCAGGTCCGCACGGTAATAAAGGATTACAATAAAGCCGTAATAGATGAAAAGAAATAAAACGGTTAACGTCAGGAACACAGTCCAGGAAATTTGATGAAGCATATGAAGTAATTTTGCCGGTAGCCCTGTTGCTACCGTCGACGATACAAATTTGGGCAGGACTTAAGCCGGATTAATCCGATATACTCCGACTCGGAGTCGGGCTTTTTTAAAAAATCATAAAAAAAGCGGTTATTTACACCGCTTTTGAAGTTTTTACCTTATTTCAGTTTTTTCTGGACTCGTAATAAAAACGCCTCTTTCATTTCATCAATGTATAGAGTAGGGCTTGATCGACCGCAAACCCAGTCAAAAGTATCATAGAAATTTCCCAGCGAAATGTTAAAAGAGCGCTCAATAAACTTAACGATGCTTTTCAAATTCTTTTTTCCAAAGGCTTCTGTTGCATGCCAGCTATAGATCAGTTCGATCAGTGCGCATTTGGTTTGCTTCCAATCGAAATCCTTAAATTCTACATCCGTGGTGAGCAGTGTTTCCTTTTGGTTAATGCGGTGGATCGCCTCCTCCAGGTATTCCTGCAATAAGGCACTTGCCAATACCTGCGCCAATTTGTGGTCGTGCGTGGTGCTGAAGGACGGATCGAAGTCGATCATACATTGGTCAGGGTCCAGGTGTACATCATAATTGCCGCGTACAAAATAATAGCTGTCCAGATAAGTAGCTTGTGTCCGCACATACTGATAAAATGAAGTATTGCTGGCAAAGAAGTGATTCAATATGGTAATTTCATTGCCATAATATTCGGCTATGACCCGGCTTTCCCCGATGGGTTTGCGTATTTCTATGTTAAGCAATGCCTGGAAAAAGATCAGTTGGGATTTAAACCTGGGTTTGATATGCTTAAAGAACTGGATTTCTTCCTCGGCGGTCTGCGGGTCATTCAATTTGCAGTAATCCTTTAACTTTCTCAAATACTTCAAACAGATATGGATCGATTTTTCAAGTCTTTTGATCAGGTCATTTTCTTCCAAAACAAGCTCGTTTAAGTCCTTTGTTAAATCATTGTAGATTCGTTCACTGAATTTTGCTATCATGTTTATTCGTTTAAGTGAACAGTTATTGCCACCTTTTTATCAAAAGATGTACTTAACAATTGCTGCTGGTATCATTTGGCCATATTTATCGGTTAATTAAAGTATGTTTTGTTGATTATATCGGTCATTCTCTTGAGCTGGTCCAGTACAACTGCAGCAGTGGTTTGGTCTACATTGTAAAATGCCCTGGCAAAACTTTTGATCGAGATAGTTCCCTGTCTTTTTGTTGAAAAATGCGTTGCAAAAAAGCGTTTCAGATCAGAGACATTCTTCGTTGAAAAGCATCCGCTTAAATGAAAAAGCCTGACATACAAGGCAAACTGCGGTACGGATAAGGTTAAATGTAATCTTTCATCATTTTCTGAAAGGTTTGTTTCAGAAATTTGACTGCCTGAGAACATGGTTTGTTTGCTGTTGACCCAGGGGATGACTATCGTTTCCAGTGAAGGCCGGTGGTGATCAAATGAGTGGTCGGGACCGGTACCGGCCTGAATAAATTTCCCTGCAGAACTTTCCCAAAAAGCTTCCTGCTTTGTAATGTCATTTAGTTTTGCTGCATTTTGATCTAATACAGCTTGTAGTTTTTCTGAAAATCCGGGGACGTTAAAATTATGCTGGTACAGGATAAGGCAAAAATCTTCATCTGTAAGATCAGGATGTTCTAACAGACCTGCCCTGATGGACCGCAAAATTTTTAACTGGTCTTCTGTTGCTGCAAACGTTGTACGGGAGACCGTAACCTTTTCTGCAGTGTATCTTAAAGCATTAATATAAAAGTCTCTTAAACCGCCGCTTACATTTAGGGTATCGGATCTCTTGAACTCTGCTTCAAATGCATTAATCTTTTTTGCAATGATAACTGCGAAATAGTCACTGATATATTGGTTGCTGTCAAAAAACTGATAACAGCGATGCCTCAAAAAGATAATTAGTCCCTCAATTTCATTTAAAAACCAGGTTGCGTAATTAGTCAGGTCACTTGTCTGTTGATGGCCTGAAAAATGAACGTACCGGTTGACTCGATTAGACATCCTGATGAGTACACTCTGGTGGTATTGGATGTATCGCCGAAGCACATGGTCTTTTGCAGGTCCGAATAAGCTTTTAAGCCATTCGCCTTTCAAAAAATCTGCAATTGCAGCAGCAGAGCGGGTCTTTTCCACAGAGTCAAATCCGGAAAAGTTGCTTAACTGGTCCGGATTATATTGTAATAATTCGTCAGTTAGTGCCTCGAATCGATATAGATATGTTTTAAGCAAAAAAGGGTCTCAAAAGGTTTCATCTTTTAAAATCGAATTGTGCAGGATATTGGCTGATAATTTAGGTTAGTTTTTCTTTGCGAATGCCATTAAATGACTGGTGATCGTAACGATTGTAGAATTGGTCGGATCAGTACCGGTGGTCGCAGTGGTTTCACCAAATGATGGTGCAGCGCTTCGGTCAAACTCGCATATGGTTTGCACCTGTTTTAGAAGTTTTATTTGCCTTGTAGTTTTCATATTATTAAATTTCCTGTGAAACTAACTTGCAGGCAGAATTGACCTGAAATTTGTTACGCGGAGAGCACTTTGCGCTATGTAGAAATATTATTTTTGAGATTAAACGGGTGATATGTCCATAAAAAACATATTCTTAATGCACTTCCTTGTCTGGGCAATTTTTATTGTTTATGAGGTTACATTGATTCGTGTCGCGCTGGGATTGCCAACGCAGATGGTACCGACAATTGTTTTTTATATTATCAACATTGCATTATTCTATTCCAATGCCCATTTGGTATTTGATTTCGCCTTTTTTAAATTAAAAAGTCATTATACCGCAGCAATAGTCCTGATCGTGGTGGAGTTGTTGCTTTACTTTCTTTTGAAATGTGGTTTGGATAGGCTGATTAGCCCGTCTTCACAGGGACGTGAACTTTTAACGAGAAGGTACATTCTGGTCAATTTGTGGCGGGGTATATATTTCATAGGGTTAAGCGCTGTTTACTGGTCGATGCGGTATAATAAAAAGCTAAGGGAGAGAAACTACATGGTAGAGAAAGAACAGTTAATCGCCCGTTCGAATAACCTCGAACTGAGTAACCGTTTGATCACTGTCGAAAATGCTTACCTGCAAAATCAGATCAGCCCGCACTTGTTATTTAATTCCTTAAATTTTATTTACAATACAGTATATCTTACCTCCGAAAAAGCGGGGAACGGTATTATGAGATTGTCGGATCTGATGCGCTATTCATTAAGAACGGTCGATGATACCAAAGAGGTTATGGTTACTGAAGAATTAAAGCAAATTCAAAACCTGACCGAACTCTGTAAACTTAGATTTGGAGATGACTTTTATTTAAAGATCACAAAAAAAGGTACGTTAAAAGAGATAAAAATTATACCGATGGTGCTGATAACCCTGGTTGAAAATATGATGAAGCATGGTGACGTCGGTGATAGATTACATCCGGCCAGGATCTCTGTAGTCTCTTCAGAGAACCGTTTTCAATTTAGTACCAGCAACAGAAAGCGTAACCATGCCTTGCTTACAAAGAATGGCCTTGGAATCGTGAATATTCGCAAACGGCTGGCTAATTTTTATCATGAGAATTACACCCTTGAAATTGTTGAGGAAATTGACCTGTTCAAAACCAACCTTATTATAATGCGATGAGTTTAAATTGTTTTATTGTAGATGATGAGCAAGATGCGATCGGCATAATGCAGGAGTATATCTCCAGGACTCCAGGATTGAGTTTACTGGGAAGCTCTCAAAATCCGGTTGAAGCATTAGATTTGCTTACAGGGGCTGATGCGCCTGACCTGACATTCATTGATGTGGATATGCGATTGCTTTCCGGCTTGGAATTAGCGGATATGATCAATTTGTATACAAACGTGGTGTTTACGACAGCTTTCCCGGAGTACGCAATCCAGGCATTTGAAAAGGACGCATTTGATTATCTGTTGAAACCGATCAATTATGAACGCTTCCTGAAATGTGTCCAGCGCGTTAAGAAGCGTTTGCTTCGTGTGCGTCCGCTGTCGAAAAACGGGGAGGTCGAATACTTCAATATCAAAAGCGAGATCAAAGGAAGAATGGTCAAGATCAATGTGCCTGATGTAATATACATTGAAGGCGCCATAAATTATGTGCAGTTATACACTATCGAGGGAAAACATATGACTTATCTGACCATGAAGGATATAGAGGCATATTTACCTCCCGATCAATTTGTACGCGTACACAGGTCATTCATTGTAAACATCGCTTATGTAAAAATAACCGAACGAAACCGCCTGATACTAGAGAATGGTACGGAGGTCATCATGGGCAATTATTATAAAGATCGCTTCTTGGAAATAATGGACCAGCATCTAATAAAAACCAACAGGGCATCATAAAGGGCATATTAGTCAATTTTTGCAAATTCACTTTTCAAGTGTTTATATAACAGGTAAAAGCAGATCATTTCCTGTTTACGCGGTTCAGTGTTGAAAATTCTATTTAAATGCATATGAATAATGCTCGCTATATAGTCGTTGCGGGATGTGTTTGAGCCAGATAATTTACCTTCAATTTGCATGATAGATTGTAAAAACAACTTCCTGGCAGTGTATAACTGGCTTGGATTCAGGTATGCATTATTTGATAAATGCGCGATGATTTCCGGCCGTAATTCACGAAATTTTTTGTCGAGTTGCACCTTTATTCCAGGTTCTTTGAATTCCGCTTCAAAATTTTTAAAAACCTCATACAAAAAAGCCATTTGA
It encodes the following:
- a CDS encoding TerB family tellurite resistance protein produces the protein MKKYSKIFMLLATSFALFMIPGRSAAQEQELQQLLLNMEKLTQLKSILSDMQKGYYIYEQGYGAISNLSKGNFDLHDTYLSGLLNVSPSVRNYSRIADIVSMQSSLLREYKASDHLFRTSNTFSPGELNYMGTVYEKLVSETMENVDELATVIAAGKLRMSDAERLKAVDRIYNSSADKLQFLRHFTRQGQILSIQRAKEQSEILKLKKLYGIVN
- a CDS encoding conjugal transfer protein TraI; amino-acid sequence: MKILRITLPVSLAIVLVSVSVESANAQLIIAEVIRATVTKVIKAIDLRVQRMQNKTIWLQNAQKVLENQLAKLKLSEISGWTEQQRQLYSNYYGELWQIKSAISYYQRVKELTSKQVLMVRDYQRGWVAIRGNSSFSGTELTRIQQVYSGMLEASMKNLDQVLLVISNHKTQMSDEERLELINQAGDRLDENYNDLRRFTQQNLSLNIQRKRAAGDNQTLKMLYGIN
- a CDS encoding TraG family conjugative transposon ATPase: MSAYTKAEQIFPIYKVEHDCMVSVQGDISVAYKLDLPEIFTLSDAEYETYHHAWIRALKVLPKNSIIRKQDVFLKTKQQSSHRKDENFLNAAADSHFKDRVYLDHTCYLILTRKAEEHRNASSALSGILRKKVAPRQTTDASVAADFLDKVSQFERILSDFRFIRLSRLNDEAIAGSAQRAGLIEQYCFLLSPSEQPVIKDVHIQEHLKIGADTLQLYTLADAEDLPALCGSRINYEKFSTDQTKFPIGFASQLNLLLDCNHMYNQYLFIGDANLVLKRLEAKKLRLQSLANNSRENAVGRDATNDFLNEAVKDQRLPVKAHFNLLTWTSKDEEAQTIKNQVGSALAQLGANCKMESDGAAQIWWAGIPGNAADFPMNDTVDMFLEQGACFLNLETNYKSDPAATGIRFCDRLYHKPVYIDLFDAPRKTGITSNMGMLVCGTSGGGKSMAVNHILRTLYDQGAHCVTVDIGGSYKGLCELVGGYYFTYEESHPIAFNPFYLLEGQQLDTEKKESLKALLITLWKQENESLIRSEYVALSNALQGYYDHLNKKPNIFGCFNSFYEYLADEYIHVLIAHKVKDKDFDIDNFLYVLRPYYRGGEFDYLLNASENLDLLEQRFVVIELDNIKDHPILFPVVTLIIMEMFLSKMRRLKGVRKVLTIDEAWKAIANSGMAGFIQYAFKTMRKFNGVPNVVTQELDDLISSPIVKDAIINNADIKILMDMRKYLNKFDRLQSTLGLSDKGKMQLLSVNKDNRDIYIDLGGQVMKVFKNELSPEEYYAYTTEGKERVRVQELAAACGSMEAGINAMVKENR
- a CDS encoding DUF4133 domain-containing protein, which encodes MIYQLNKGVNKPIEFKGLKAQYIGFLAAGLVLLLLLFAAAYIIGIPAYLIIPFIACAGFFLVHRVYYFSNKYGEYGLMKKAAKKFLPRYLKFNSRKLFTHLNR
- a CDS encoding DUF4134 domain-containing protein — encoded protein: MVLSFIAVVLLANAAAAQDGNAGINQATSEVKGYFSASTSLMYAIGAIVGLVGAIKVYKKWNDGDHDTGKVASAWMGSLIFLVVVATILKSFFGV
- a CDS encoding RteC domain-containing protein, whose product is MIAKFSERIYNDLTKDLNELVLEENDLIKRLEKSIHICLKYLRKLKDYCKLNDPQTAEEEIQFFKHIKPRFKSQLIFFQALLNIEIRKPIGESRVIAEYYGNEITILNHFFASNTSFYQYVRTQATYLDSYYFVRGNYDVHLDPDQCMIDFDPSFSTTHDHKLAQVLASALLQEYLEEAIHRINQKETLLTTDVEFKDFDWKQTKCALIELIYSWHATEAFGKKNLKSIVKFIERSFNISLGNFYDTFDWVCGRSSPTLYIDEMKEAFLLRVQKKLK
- a CDS encoding sensor histidine kinase; the encoded protein is MVEKEQLIARSNNLELSNRLITVENAYLQNQISPHLLFNSLNFIYNTVYLTSEKAGNGIMRLSDLMRYSLRTVDDTKEVMVTEELKQIQNLTELCKLRFGDDFYLKITKKGTLKEIKIIPMVLITLVENMMKHGDVGDRLHPARISVVSSENRFQFSTSNRKRNHALLTKNGLGIVNIRKRLANFYHENYTLEIVEEIDLFKTNLIIMR
- a CDS encoding LytR/AlgR family response regulator transcription factor: MSLNCFIVDDEQDAIGIMQEYISRTPGLSLLGSSQNPVEALDLLTGADAPDLTFIDVDMRLLSGLELADMINLYTNVVFTTAFPEYAIQAFEKDAFDYLLKPINYERFLKCVQRVKKRLLRVRPLSKNGEVEYFNIKSEIKGRMVKINVPDVIYIEGAINYVQLYTIEGKHMTYLTMKDIEAYLPPDQFVRVHRSFIVNIAYVKITERNRLILENGTEVIMGNYYKDRFLEIMDQHLIKTNRAS